In the Agrococcus sp. Marseille-Q4369 genome, one interval contains:
- the glmS gene encoding glutamine--fructose-6-phosphate transaminase (isomerizing), translating to MCGIVGYTGERGTVDVLLEGLSRLEYRGYDSAGVSVIDGGRIALRKKGGKLAVLRESLEDAPLPASATGIGHTRWATHGGPTDENAHPHVGDDGRLSLIHNGIIENFAELRAELEAAGEAFASETDTEAAAKLLGRAYRETGDLTTAMRQVVGRLHGQFTLLAMHAEQPGVVVGASHNSPLLVGYGDGEHFLGSDVSAFVKFTPNAAALDNDQIVAITKDSASVTDFDGNAVEPKRFEVSWDASAADKGGWNSFMAKEISEGPEAVENTMRGRLADSRVELDLGALDDEVLRSIDRIVIVACGTANYSGLVGKYAIETWARVPVEVDLAHEFRYRDPVLDERTLVISISQSGETMDTKMAVQHAKAQGARTLSICNTQGATIPRESEAVLYTHAGPEVAVASTKAFLAQVIGQLLFGLHLARVRGTMADEAIAEVVAEMRELPAELRQVLAEQEAVHELAHWMADSRSVLFLGRHVGYPVALEGALKLKEISYIHAEGFAGGELKHGPIALIEPGQVVFVVVPSPRNEPLLHSKIVSNIQEIRARGARVIAVAEAGDAAVLPYADVVLRVPLTLPMLEPVLQVVPLHIFALELATAKGLDVDQPRNLAKSVTVE from the coding sequence ATGTGTGGAATCGTCGGATACACCGGTGAGCGCGGCACGGTCGATGTGCTGCTCGAGGGGCTGTCGCGGCTCGAGTACCGCGGCTACGACAGCGCCGGGGTGTCCGTCATCGACGGCGGACGCATCGCGCTGCGCAAGAAGGGCGGCAAGCTCGCGGTGCTGCGCGAGAGCCTCGAGGACGCGCCGCTGCCCGCGTCGGCCACCGGCATCGGGCACACGAGGTGGGCGACGCACGGCGGCCCGACCGACGAGAACGCGCACCCGCACGTCGGTGACGACGGTCGGCTCTCGCTCATCCACAACGGCATCATCGAGAACTTCGCCGAGCTCCGCGCAGAACTCGAGGCAGCGGGCGAGGCCTTCGCGAGCGAGACCGACACCGAGGCCGCCGCGAAGCTGCTCGGCCGCGCCTACCGCGAGACCGGCGACCTGACGACGGCGATGCGTCAGGTCGTGGGGCGACTGCACGGCCAGTTCACGCTGCTCGCGATGCACGCCGAGCAGCCCGGCGTCGTCGTCGGCGCCTCGCACAACTCGCCGCTGCTCGTCGGCTACGGCGACGGGGAGCACTTCCTCGGCAGCGACGTGAGCGCGTTCGTGAAGTTCACGCCCAACGCGGCCGCGCTCGACAACGACCAGATCGTCGCGATCACCAAGGACAGCGCATCCGTCACCGACTTCGACGGCAACGCCGTCGAGCCCAAGCGCTTCGAGGTGAGCTGGGACGCCTCGGCCGCCGACAAGGGCGGGTGGAACTCGTTCATGGCGAAGGAGATCTCGGAGGGCCCCGAGGCCGTCGAGAACACCATGCGCGGCCGCCTCGCCGACTCGCGCGTCGAGCTCGACCTCGGCGCGCTCGACGACGAGGTGCTGCGCTCGATCGACCGCATCGTGATCGTCGCGTGCGGCACCGCGAACTACTCGGGCCTCGTGGGCAAGTACGCGATCGAGACGTGGGCGCGGGTGCCGGTCGAGGTCGACCTCGCGCACGAGTTCCGCTACCGCGACCCGGTGCTCGACGAGCGCACGCTCGTCATCTCGATCTCGCAGTCGGGCGAGACGATGGACACGAAGATGGCCGTGCAGCACGCGAAGGCGCAGGGCGCGCGCACGCTGTCGATCTGCAACACGCAGGGCGCGACGATCCCGCGCGAGTCGGAGGCGGTGCTCTACACGCACGCCGGCCCCGAGGTCGCGGTCGCGTCGACGAAGGCCTTCCTCGCGCAGGTCATCGGCCAGCTGCTGTTCGGCCTGCACCTCGCGCGCGTGCGCGGCACGATGGCCGACGAGGCGATCGCCGAGGTCGTCGCCGAGATGCGCGAGCTGCCCGCCGAGCTGCGCCAGGTGCTCGCCGAGCAGGAGGCGGTGCACGAGCTCGCGCACTGGATGGCCGACAGCCGCTCGGTGCTCTTCCTCGGCCGCCACGTGGGCTACCCCGTCGCGCTCGAGGGCGCGCTCAAGCTCAAGGAGATCAGCTACATCCACGCGGAGGGCTTCGCCGGCGGCGAGCTCAAGCACGGCCCGATCGCGCTCATCGAGCCCGGCCAGGTCGTCTTCGTCGTGGTGCCGAGCCCGCGCAACGAGCCGCTGCTGCACTCGAAGATCGTCTCGAACATCCAGGAGATCCGCGCGCGCGGTGCCCGGGTGATCGCGGTCGCCGAGGCCGGCGACGCCGCGGTGCTGCCGTACGCCGACGTCGTGCTGCGCGTGCCGCTCACGCTCCCGATGCTCGAGCCGGTGCTGCAGGTCGTGCCGCTGCACATCTTCGCGCTCGAGCTCGCGACCGCGAAGGGCCTCGACGTCGACCAGCCGCGCAACCTCGCGAAGTCCGTCACCGTCGAGTGA
- the coaA gene encoding type I pantothenate kinase has protein sequence MSHPISSPFVEIDRADWARLAPHVPDPLTEAEVRRIRGTGDRLELREVAEVYLPLSKLISLYRDSAARLHRETTEFLGAPTHPTPFVLGVAGSVAVGKSTTARLLKELLGRWQGELRVDLVTTDGFLHPNRVLEQRGIMGRKGFPESYDRRALLQFITRVKSGEAEVRAPVYSHLSYDIVPGEQIVVRRPDILIVEGLNVLQPPPPGSHLAVSDLFDFSVYVDARTRAIREWYIERFFTLKATAFQDPQSYFHRFADMTDAQARAYSSDIWDSINGPNLVEHILPTRSRADLVLRKDDDHTIRSVLLRKV, from the coding sequence ATGTCGCACCCGATCAGCTCGCCGTTCGTCGAGATCGACCGCGCCGATTGGGCGAGGCTCGCGCCCCACGTGCCCGACCCGCTCACCGAGGCCGAGGTGCGGCGCATCCGCGGTACGGGCGACCGGCTCGAGCTGCGCGAGGTGGCCGAGGTCTACCTGCCGCTGTCGAAGCTCATCAGCCTCTACCGCGACTCGGCCGCCCGCCTGCACCGCGAGACGACGGAGTTCCTGGGCGCACCGACGCATCCGACCCCCTTCGTGCTCGGCGTCGCCGGCTCCGTCGCGGTCGGCAAGTCGACGACCGCGCGGCTGCTCAAGGAGCTGCTCGGCCGCTGGCAGGGCGAGCTGCGCGTCGACCTCGTGACGACCGACGGCTTCCTGCACCCCAACCGCGTGCTCGAGCAGCGCGGGATCATGGGCCGCAAGGGCTTCCCCGAGTCGTACGACCGGCGCGCGCTGCTGCAGTTCATCACTCGCGTGAAGTCGGGCGAGGCCGAGGTGCGCGCGCCCGTGTACTCGCACCTGTCGTACGACATCGTGCCGGGCGAGCAGATCGTGGTGCGGCGCCCCGACATCCTCATCGTCGAGGGGCTCAACGTGCTGCAGCCGCCGCCGCCGGGCTCGCACCTCGCGGTCTCCGACCTCTTCGACTTCTCGGTCTACGTGGATGCGCGCACGCGCGCGATCCGGGAGTGGTACATCGAGCGCTTCTTCACGCTCAAGGCGACCGCGTTCCAGGACCCGCAGTCGTACTTCCACCGCTTCGCCGACATGACGGATGCGCAGGCGCGCGCGTACTCGTCGGACATCTGGGACTCGATCAACGGCCCGAACCTCGTCGAGCACATCCTGCCGACGCGCTCGCGCGCCGACCTCGTGCTGCGGAAGGACGACGACCACACGATCCGCTCGGTGCTGCTGCGGAAGGTGTAG
- a CDS encoding DMT family transporter: MHARRSIGLAFALASAASFGISGILASSLLDAGWTSGAVTTVRISGGALVLLGPTLWLLRGRWGAVARSWKEVLVLGVLAIALCQLAFFSAVAYIQPSLALLIEFLGPVLLVFATWAVTRRAPAWLTLAGAGVALVGLALISGVGGDALHPIGVLLALGSAIGNAAYWVVASKPDSELHPIALAGLGMIVGAIVLGAASLTGLLPFEANAEPVVLAGATVPMWVVVALVVLVSTAAAYVLGILGGRRLGATLASFVGYSETMFAIVWTALLLWILPTPPQLLGAAAIIAGVVLVRLGQSGRSRAARSPNVVEGVPAP, translated from the coding sequence ATGCACGCTCGTCGATCGATCGGCCTCGCGTTCGCGCTCGCGAGCGCCGCGTCCTTCGGCATCTCTGGCATCCTCGCCTCGTCGCTCCTCGACGCGGGGTGGACCTCCGGCGCCGTCACGACCGTGCGCATCTCGGGCGGCGCGCTCGTGCTGCTGGGCCCGACGCTGTGGCTGCTGCGCGGTCGCTGGGGTGCGGTTGCCCGCTCGTGGAAGGAGGTGCTGGTGCTCGGCGTGCTCGCGATCGCGCTGTGCCAGCTCGCCTTCTTCAGCGCCGTCGCCTACATCCAGCCCTCGCTCGCGCTGCTCATCGAGTTCCTCGGTCCGGTGCTGCTCGTCTTCGCCACCTGGGCCGTCACGCGTCGCGCCCCGGCGTGGCTCACGCTCGCGGGCGCGGGCGTCGCGCTCGTCGGCCTCGCGCTCATCTCGGGCGTCGGCGGCGACGCGCTGCACCCGATCGGCGTGCTGCTCGCGCTCGGCTCGGCGATCGGCAACGCCGCCTACTGGGTCGTCGCGTCGAAGCCCGACTCCGAGCTGCACCCCATCGCGCTCGCCGGTCTCGGCATGATCGTCGGCGCGATCGTGCTCGGCGCCGCGTCGCTCACGGGGCTGCTGCCGTTCGAGGCGAACGCCGAGCCGGTGGTGCTCGCGGGCGCGACGGTGCCGATGTGGGTCGTGGTCGCGCTCGTCGTGCTCGTCTCGACCGCCGCCGCCTATGTGCTCGGCATCCTCGGCGGACGCCGGCTCGGCGCGACCCTCGCGAGCTTCGTCGGCTACTCCGAGACGATGTTCGCGATCGTCTGGACCGCGCTGCTGCTGTGGATCCTGCCGACCCCGCCGCAGCTGCTCGGCGCCGCCGCGATCATCGCGGGCGTCGTGCTCGTGCGCCTCGGGCAGAGCGGCCGCTCGCGCGCGGCGCGATCGCCGAACGTGGTGGAGGGCGTCCCGGCGCCGTAG
- a CDS encoding CGNR zinc finger domain-containing protein, translated as MSLPYPKELVRSLEFIAELANRRRDAELETAVSLREVCASWGFPGASGATRADLEATWRRIDQIERMWDAERDAVAAMVNRIFEQANARPRLVRHDDFDWHLHGLPHGASLADAIAVDAAMALGDLVRLDDLARCRRCTDVRCERMFFDLSRNRSRRFCSTRCQSRTNVAAFRARALEA; from the coding sequence GTGTCGCTGCCGTATCCGAAGGAGCTCGTACGCTCGCTCGAGTTCATCGCCGAGCTCGCCAACCGACGCCGCGACGCGGAGCTCGAGACCGCCGTGAGCCTGCGCGAGGTGTGCGCTTCGTGGGGCTTCCCGGGCGCGAGCGGCGCGACGCGCGCCGACCTCGAGGCGACGTGGCGCAGGATCGACCAGATCGAGCGGATGTGGGACGCCGAGCGCGACGCGGTCGCGGCGATGGTGAACCGCATCTTCGAGCAGGCGAACGCGCGCCCTCGCCTCGTTCGCCACGACGACTTCGACTGGCACCTGCACGGGCTGCCGCACGGCGCATCGCTCGCCGACGCGATCGCGGTCGACGCGGCGATGGCGCTCGGCGACCTCGTTCGCCTCGACGACCTCGCGCGGTGCCGGCGCTGCACCGACGTGCGCTGCGAGCGGATGTTCTTCGACCTCTCGCGCAACCGCTCGCGCCGGTTCTGCTCGACGCGCTGCCAGTCACGCACGAACGTCGCGGCGTTCCGGGCGCGAGCGCTCGAGGCGTAG
- the glmM gene encoding phosphoglucosamine mutase encodes MSRLFGTDGVRGLAGLDITAESALALAQGAALVLGRTARQESRRPVAVVARDPRVSGEFIAAAVSAGLASSGVDVLDAGVITTPAAAYLVQDIDADFGVMVSASHNPAPDNGIKFFARGGRKLPDAVEDEIELALAGAPLRPIGAEVGTIRRFSDAEDRYLVHLLGTLDVSLEGLHVALDCAHGAAAGVSPRAFADAGARVTVMGNDPDGLNINREVGSTHLEQLRELVVSSGAHLGIAHDGDADRCLAIDADGNVVDGDQIMAILALSGKRRGRLTDDTLVATVMSNLGLRVAMERHGIELVQTAVGDRYVLEALREYGLALGGEQSGHIIFSRYATTGDGILTGLQIAAEMARTGKPLSELAAVMEVYPQVLVNVSGVDRLGLRGNQPIADAVARAEAELGSNGRVLLRPSGTEKMVRVMVEAQEHHVAQSIADELAELVRAELAVSA; translated from the coding sequence ATGTCGCGCCTCTTCGGCACGGATGGCGTTCGGGGTCTCGCAGGCCTCGACATCACGGCAGAATCGGCGCTGGCGCTGGCACAGGGCGCCGCACTCGTGCTCGGGCGAACCGCCCGGCAGGAGTCGCGGCGCCCTGTCGCCGTCGTCGCGCGGGACCCCCGGGTCTCGGGTGAGTTCATCGCCGCGGCCGTCTCGGCGGGGCTCGCCTCGAGCGGCGTCGACGTGCTCGACGCCGGCGTGATCACGACCCCAGCCGCCGCCTACCTCGTGCAGGACATCGACGCCGACTTCGGCGTCATGGTCTCCGCCTCGCACAACCCGGCGCCCGACAACGGCATCAAGTTCTTCGCCCGCGGCGGCCGCAAGCTGCCGGACGCGGTCGAGGACGAGATCGAGCTCGCGCTCGCCGGGGCGCCGCTGCGCCCGATCGGCGCCGAGGTCGGCACGATCCGCCGCTTCTCCGACGCCGAGGACCGCTACCTCGTGCACCTGCTCGGCACGCTCGACGTGAGCCTCGAGGGGCTGCACGTCGCGCTCGACTGCGCGCACGGCGCCGCCGCGGGCGTGAGCCCGCGCGCGTTCGCCGACGCGGGGGCGCGCGTGACCGTGATGGGCAACGACCCCGACGGGCTCAACATCAACCGCGAGGTCGGCTCCACCCACCTCGAGCAGCTGCGCGAGCTCGTCGTCTCCTCGGGCGCCCACCTCGGCATCGCCCACGACGGCGACGCCGACCGCTGCCTCGCGATCGACGCCGACGGGAACGTCGTCGACGGCGACCAGATCATGGCGATCCTCGCACTCTCGGGCAAGCGCCGCGGCCGCCTCACCGACGACACGCTCGTCGCGACCGTGATGTCGAACCTCGGCCTGCGGGTGGCGATGGAGCGGCATGGCATCGAGCTCGTGCAGACCGCCGTGGGCGACCGCTACGTGCTCGAGGCGCTCCGGGAGTACGGGCTCGCGCTCGGCGGCGAGCAGTCGGGGCACATCATCTTCTCCCGCTATGCCACGACCGGCGACGGCATCCTGACGGGGCTCCAGATCGCAGCCGAGATGGCGCGCACCGGCAAGCCGCTCAGCGAGCTCGCCGCCGTGATGGAGGTCTACCCGCAGGTGCTCGTGAACGTCTCGGGCGTCGACCGGCTCGGCCTGCGCGGCAACCAGCCGATCGCCGACGCCGTCGCGCGCGCGGAGGCGGAACTCGGTTCGAACGGCCGCGTGCTGCTGCGCCCATCGGGCACCGAGAAGATGGTGCGCGTGATGGTGGAGGCGCAGGAGCACCACGTCGCGCAGTCGATCGCCGACGAGCTCGCGGAGCTCGTGCGCGCGGAGCTCGCGGTCAGCGCCTAG
- the rpsI gene encoding 30S ribosomal protein S9 codes for MAKIADSIEAPESFSTETPAAEAPRAPRVVNIGGQAVGRRKQAIARVRLVPGSGSFTVNGRTLEDYFPNKLHQQLINDPFALLELQGSYDVIARISGGGPSGQAGALRLGIARALNEIDVENNRPELKKAGFLSRDARVIERKKAGLKKARKAPQYSKR; via the coding sequence ATGGCGAAGATCGCAGACTCCATCGAGGCTCCCGAGAGCTTCTCGACCGAGACGCCGGCGGCTGAGGCTCCCCGCGCGCCCCGCGTCGTCAACATCGGCGGCCAGGCCGTCGGCCGTCGCAAGCAGGCCATCGCCCGCGTGCGGCTCGTCCCCGGCTCCGGCTCGTTCACGGTGAACGGCCGCACGCTCGAGGACTACTTCCCGAACAAGCTGCACCAGCAGCTCATCAACGACCCCTTCGCGCTCCTCGAGCTGCAGGGCTCGTACGACGTGATCGCCCGCATCTCGGGCGGCGGCCCCTCGGGCCAGGCCGGTGCGCTCCGCCTCGGCATCGCCCGCGCGCTCAACGAGATCGACGTCGAGAACAACCGCCCGGAGCTCAAGAAGGCCGGCTTCCTCTCGCGCGACGCGCGCGTCATCGAGCGCAAGAAGGCCGGCCTCAAGAAGGCCCGCAAGGCACCGCAGTACTCGAAGCGCTGA
- the rplM gene encoding 50S ribosomal protein L13 has product MTRTYSPKAAEVQHDWIVIDATDVVLGRLASHAAAMLRGKHKPTFAPHMDMGDFVIVVNAEKVALTGQKLAKKVAYRHSGQPGGLKAVGYEEMLERFPVRTVEKAIRGMLPKNSLGRAQIKKLKVYAGPEHPHAAQQPTPYTFDQVAQ; this is encoded by the coding sequence ATGACTCGCACGTATTCGCCCAAGGCGGCGGAGGTCCAGCACGACTGGATCGTCATCGACGCCACCGACGTGGTGCTCGGCCGCCTGGCCAGCCACGCTGCCGCGATGCTCCGCGGCAAGCACAAGCCGACGTTCGCCCCCCACATGGACATGGGCGACTTCGTCATCGTCGTCAACGCCGAGAAGGTGGCGCTCACGGGCCAGAAGCTCGCGAAGAAGGTCGCGTACCGCCACTCGGGTCAGCCCGGTGGCCTCAAGGCGGTCGGCTACGAGGAGATGCTCGAGCGCTTCCCCGTCCGCACCGTCGAGAAGGCGATCCGCGGCATGCTGCCGAAGAACTCGCTCGGCCGCGCCCAGATCAAGAAGCTCAAGGTCTACGCCGGCCCCGAGCACCCGCACGCGGCGCAGCAGCCGACCCCCTACACGTTCGACCAGGTCGCCCAGTAG
- a CDS encoding cell division initiation protein has translation MTEQSSFDQVFRGYDREQVDGALAALRVELDEVRRTAEARSLEAEARAQHLSEDLDAAVARADQAEARMLRLAQQVQTLDDDAEEGADDDDSKEGRQTRVRFAEILRVAEDQASSLVDSASSAAQRILDEANADRDRIRRDAQEEAARVLQEAQHEAELVRRRSETEQTAHRARIETELGSIGEKVAQADREAQVLLGEAERAAAALRAQVTRETDDLKLDADRIVREAKARRVELDAALTRRQDDAQQEFLRLHNQAVAHAERITADANEKVASALAHAKHVAEQSEAYEQLSKAQAAQIEASAKARASAMLDEARLRSQAIVDTVTKHTKDVLRDAEDRARGLRYQQTQLTGFMAEVQSLMHVADAADPRTWSSAGGEDRGTDATGSTADAPGSAVLTVAAEDRAVVPDAFTASAPVVDPLEGLALGSSIEAEAIEEPATREEVVEVVWHEDDEEYDPAIDR, from the coding sequence ATGACGGAGCAGTCGTCGTTCGATCAGGTCTTCCGCGGGTACGACCGCGAGCAGGTGGACGGTGCTCTCGCGGCGCTGCGCGTCGAGCTCGACGAGGTGCGGCGCACGGCCGAGGCGCGCAGCCTCGAGGCGGAGGCTCGCGCGCAGCACTTGAGCGAGGACCTCGACGCGGCCGTCGCGCGCGCCGACCAGGCCGAGGCGCGCATGCTGCGGCTCGCGCAGCAGGTGCAGACGCTCGACGACGACGCCGAGGAGGGCGCCGACGACGACGACTCGAAGGAGGGCCGGCAGACGCGCGTGCGCTTCGCCGAGATCCTGCGGGTCGCGGAGGACCAGGCGTCGTCGCTCGTCGACAGCGCCTCGAGCGCCGCGCAGCGGATCCTCGACGAGGCGAACGCCGACCGGGACCGCATCCGCCGCGACGCCCAGGAGGAGGCCGCGCGCGTGCTGCAGGAGGCGCAGCACGAGGCGGAGCTCGTGCGTCGCCGCAGCGAGACGGAGCAGACGGCGCACCGCGCGCGCATCGAGACCGAGCTCGGCTCGATCGGCGAGAAGGTCGCGCAGGCCGACCGCGAGGCGCAGGTGCTCCTCGGCGAGGCCGAGCGCGCCGCCGCGGCGCTGCGCGCGCAGGTGACGCGCGAGACCGACGACCTCAAGCTCGACGCCGACCGCATCGTGCGAGAGGCGAAGGCGCGCCGGGTCGAGCTCGACGCGGCGCTCACCCGTCGGCAGGACGACGCGCAGCAGGAGTTCCTGCGCCTGCACAACCAGGCCGTCGCGCACGCCGAGCGCATCACCGCCGACGCGAACGAGAAGGTCGCCTCGGCACTCGCGCACGCCAAGCACGTCGCCGAGCAGTCGGAGGCCTACGAGCAGCTCTCGAAGGCGCAGGCCGCGCAGATCGAGGCGAGCGCGAAGGCGCGCGCGTCGGCGATGCTCGACGAGGCGCGGCTGCGCTCGCAGGCGATCGTCGACACCGTCACGAAGCACACGAAGGACGTCCTGCGCGACGCCGAGGACCGCGCTCGCGGCCTGCGCTACCAGCAGACCCAGCTCACCGGCTTCATGGCCGAGGTGCAGTCGCTCATGCACGTCGCCGACGCCGCAGACCCGCGCACGTGGAGCAGTGCCGGCGGCGAGGACCGCGGCACGGATGCGACGGGCTCCACGGCGGATGCGCCGGGCTCGGCGGTGCTGACGGTCGCGGCCGAGGATCGGGCCGTCGTGCCCGACGCCTTCACCGCATCCGCCCCCGTCGTCGACCCGCTCGAGGGCCTCGCGCTCGGCTCCTCGATCGAGGCCGAGGCGATCGAGGAGCCCGCGACGCGCGAGGAGGTCGTCGAGGTCGTCTGGCACGAGGACGACGAGGAGTACGACCCCGCGATCGACCGCTGA
- a CDS encoding HAD hydrolase-like protein — MAPHGIIFDLDGTLTDSKPGLFASLRHMHAALGWEQPTDDALQAWLGPPVGQSLKEEGHDDATVERALSAFRDRLETGLFESELYPGIDALLADLDRDGTPLAVATFKVQPDAERVIEHYGLGHRFRGVHGRSPELLGHSKAAVIEQAVASVGLDASDVVMVGDREHDIASAAELGIRGIGVAYGYGSRDELEAAGAWRVVDSVGELRDALR, encoded by the coding sequence ATGGCACCCCACGGCATCATCTTCGACCTCGACGGCACGCTCACCGACTCCAAGCCCGGGCTCTTCGCGAGCCTCCGGCACATGCACGCGGCGCTCGGGTGGGAGCAGCCCACCGACGACGCGCTGCAGGCGTGGCTCGGCCCGCCGGTCGGGCAGAGCCTCAAGGAGGAAGGCCACGACGACGCGACCGTCGAGCGCGCGCTCTCGGCGTTCCGCGACCGGCTCGAGACCGGGCTGTTCGAGAGCGAACTCTACCCCGGCATCGATGCGCTGCTCGCCGACCTCGACCGCGACGGCACGCCCCTCGCCGTCGCGACCTTCAAGGTGCAGCCCGACGCGGAGCGCGTCATCGAGCACTACGGGCTCGGCCACCGGTTCCGCGGCGTGCACGGCCGCAGCCCCGAGCTGCTCGGCCACTCGAAGGCGGCCGTGATCGAGCAGGCCGTCGCGTCGGTCGGCCTCGACGCATCCGACGTCGTCATGGTCGGCGATCGCGAGCACGACATCGCCTCGGCCGCCGAGCTCGGCATCCGGGGCATCGGCGTCGCCTACGGCTACGGCTCGCGCGACGAGCTCGAGGCTGCGGGCGCCTGGCGGGTCGTCGACTCGGTCGGCGAGCTGCGCGACGCGCTGCGCTGA
- the truA gene encoding tRNA pseudouridine(38-40) synthase TruA, with product MPRLRLDLAYDGGGFAGWAAQPGLRTCQGVVERALSTIAREPIRVTVAGRTDAGVHASGQVAHADVPDALAADATERAERVAHRLSRLAAPEGDLVVRAVSLAPPGFDARFSAVSRSYRYRIVTGPADPLERRTAAHVPHGLDVEAMRRAAEALVGLRDFAAFCRPREGATTIRELREFSWMREGQLLTASLTADAFCHSMVRALVAACVRVGEGRMGLAQAAALLDERQRSPLTGLMPAHGLTLVAVGYPPDEGLAQQAERARARRSASDLEE from the coding sequence ATGCCCCGCCTCCGCCTCGACCTCGCGTACGACGGCGGCGGCTTCGCAGGCTGGGCGGCGCAACCGGGGCTGCGCACGTGCCAGGGGGTCGTCGAGCGTGCGCTCTCGACGATCGCGCGCGAGCCGATCCGGGTGACGGTCGCGGGCCGCACCGATGCGGGCGTGCACGCGAGCGGGCAGGTCGCGCACGCCGACGTGCCTGACGCGCTCGCAGCCGACGCGACCGAGCGGGCCGAGCGGGTCGCCCACCGGCTCTCGCGGCTCGCCGCCCCCGAGGGCGACCTCGTCGTGCGCGCCGTCTCGCTCGCGCCGCCCGGCTTCGACGCGCGGTTCTCGGCGGTCTCGCGGTCCTACCGCTACCGCATCGTCACCGGTCCGGCCGATCCGCTCGAGCGCCGCACCGCGGCGCACGTGCCGCACGGGCTCGACGTCGAGGCGATGCGCCGCGCCGCGGAGGCGCTCGTGGGCCTGCGCGACTTCGCGGCCTTCTGCCGGCCACGCGAGGGCGCGACGACGATCCGAGAGCTGCGCGAGTTCTCGTGGATGCGGGAGGGACAGCTCCTGACGGCGTCGCTCACCGCCGACGCGTTCTGCCACTCGATGGTGCGAGCGCTCGTCGCGGCGTGCGTGCGGGTGGGGGAGGGCCGGATGGGGCTCGCCCAGGCCGCGGCGCTGCTCGACGAGCGGCAGCGATCGCCACTCACGGGGCTCATGCCCGCGCACGGGCTCACGCTCGTCGCGGTCGGCTATCCGCCAGACGAGGGGCTCGCCCAGCAGGCCGAGCGCGCCCGGGCGCGACGCAGCGCATCCGACCTCGAGGAGTGA